The window GCGCCGTTGCCGACGCGGACCGGCTGGGAGTTCTCGTAGCCGGGCAGCCAGTCCAGCTCGGTCTCGCCGAGTTCCCGTTCGCCCGCGATGCCGTACATGATCTGCAGGTTCTCGGGGTCGCCGGCCACCGCGCGCAGCAGCCAGTCCCGCCAGGCGGAGGCCTCGTCGCGGTAGCCGGTGCGCAGGAGCGAGGACAGGGTGATGGCGGCGTCGCGCAGCCACGTGTACCGGTAGTCCCAGTTGCGGCTGCCGCCGATCTCCTCCGGCAGGGAGGTGGTCGGCGCGGCGACGATGCCGCCCGTGGGCCCGTACGTGAGGGCCTTGAGCGTGATCAGGGAGCGGACCACGGCTTCCCGGTAGGGGCCGTGGTACGTGCACTGGTCGACCCACTCGCGCCAGAAGTCGGTGGTGACCCCCAGCGCCTCCTCGGCGTCCGGCGCCTCGGGGGCGCCCCGGTGCGAGGCCTGCCAACTGATGGCGAAGGCCACCCGGTCGCCGGGCCCGACGGTGAAGTCGGAGTACGTCGTCAGGTCCTTGCCGTAGGTCTGCGCGTCGGTGTCCAGCCAGACCGAGTCCGGGCCGGAGACGGCCACCGTGCGGCCGTCCACCTTGTGTACCCAGGGCACGATCCGCCCGTAACTGAAACGCATCCGCAGGGCCGAGCGCATCGGGACGCGCCCGCTGACGCCCTCCACGACGCGGATCAGTTGCGGTGCGTGATCCTCGCGGGGAGGCATGAAGTCGATGACACGGACGGTCCCCCTCGGGGTGTCCCACTCCGTTTCGAGCACCAGGGAGTCACCGCGATAGCGCCGGCGATCGGCCCGCGGGGCCGGGGTGCCGGACGGGACCGCGGGACCGACCCGCCAGAACCCGTGTTCCTCGGTGCCGAGAATGCTCGCGAAGACGGCATGGGAATCGAACCGTGGAAGGCACAACCAGTCCACGGCTCCGTCCCTGCAGACCAACGCAGCGGTCTGCATGTCCCCGATCAGTGCGTAATCCTCGATGCGCCCGGACACGTTGCATCTCCAGTCGAACGGCCACGTCCGCCCCTGAGGGCGCTTGCATTGCGCGGTTGCGCGGTCTCCGTGTGTGTAGGGATCCCCGCGTAGAGTCCATGATTCCGGAACCGGCGTGGTTACACCGTAGGCCGGACTGCTCGGCGGCGATGTGCAGCGATATTCGAGCAGGATATGACGGCACCCTAGTGATCTCCTTAAGTCTCGGAACAATGCGGCTCGTCCGAACGGGTGACCTGCGCAAATGCCGGACGCGCGGGTGTGGCGCGCACGCTACGCGAGGCCCGGACCGCGTCGCCGGAGGCAGACCGGCCCGGGCGCTGATAGGCTGGTACCCCGTGGACCGGTGGTCTGCCTGTGCGAATCAGGAGCCCCGAAACCGCAGCTTCGGCGCCCCCTGAGACCCTTCCGGTTCGACGGTGGCCGGCGCCGGACGCACCCTCACCTCGCGACCACGGGAGCCCCCTCTTGGCGACGCCGCCCGCTGCTTTTCGAAACAGCACAGCCATGACGACCAAGCACATCTTCGTCACCGGGGGTGTCGCTTCGTCCCTCGGCAAGGGGCTGACGGCCTCCAGCCTGGGTGCGCTGCTGAAGGCGCGCGGCCTGCGGGTCACGATGCAGAAGCTCGACCCCTACCTGAACGTCGACCCCGGCACGATGAACCCCTTCCAGCACGGTGAGGTGTTCGTCACCAACGACGGCGCCGAGACCGACCTGGACATCGGCCACTACGAGCGCTTCCTCGACGTCGACCTCGACGGCTCGGCGAACGTCACGACCGGCCAGGTCTACTCGCAGGTCATCGCCAAGGAGCGGCGCGGCGAGTACCTCGGTGACACCGTGCAGGTCATCCCGCACATCACCAACGAGATCAAGAGCCGCATCCGCCGCATGGCGACCGAGGACGTCGACGTCGTCATCACCGAGGTCGGCGGCACCGTGGGCGACATCGAGTCGCTGCCGTTCCTGGAGACCGTCCGTCAGGTCCGCCACGAGGTCGGCCGCGACAACGTCTTCGTCGTGCACATCTCGCTGCTGCCCTACATCGGCCCCTCCGGCGAGCTGAAGACCAAGCCGACCCAGCACTCGGTCGCGGCCCTGCGCAACATCGGCATCCAGCCCGACGCGATCGTGCTGCGCGCCGACCGTGAGGTCCCGACCTCCATCAAGCGCAAGATCTCGCTGATGTGCGACGTCGACGAGGCCGCGGTGGTCGCCGCGATCGACGCGAAGTCGATCTACGACATCCCGAAGGTGCTGCACACCGAGGGCCTGGACGCCTACGTCGTGCGCAAGCTCGACCTGCCCTTCCGCGACGTGGACTGGCGCGTCTGGGAGGACCTGCTGGACCGGGTCCACAACCCCGACCACGAGGTCAAGGTCGCGCTCGTCGGCAAGTACATCGACCTGCCCGACGCCTACCTCTCGGTGACCGAGGCGCTGCGCGCCGGCGGGTTCGCCAACAGGGCGCGCGTGCAGATCAAGTGGGTCACCTCCGACGACTGCAAGACCCCGGCCGGTGCGGCGGCGGTACTCGGCGACGTGGACGCGATCTGCGTTCCCGGCGGCTTCGGGGACCGCGGCGTCAACGGCAAGGTCGGCGCGATCACCTACGCCCGCGAGAACCGGATCCCGCTGCTGGGCCTGTGCCTGGGTCTGCAGTGCGTGGTCATCGAGGCCGCGCGCAACCTCGCGGGCATCGCGGACGCCAACTCCACCGAGTTCGACGCCTCGACCCCGCACCCGGTCATCTCGACCATGGAGGAGCAGCTGGCCTTCGTCGAGGGCGCCGGCGACCTGGGCGGCACCATGCGTCTGGGCATGTACCCGGCGAAGCTCGCCGAGGGCTCCATCGTCCGCGAGGTCTACGGCGACGAGGCCTACGTGGACGAGCGTCACCGTCACCGCTACGAGGTGAACAACGCCTACCGCGGCGAGCTGGAGAAGAAGGCCGGTCTGGTCTTCTCGGGCGTGTCCCCCGACAACAAGCTCGTCGAGTACGTCGAGTACCCGCGCGAGGTGCACCCCTACCTGGTCGCCACCCAGGCGCACCCGGAGCTGCGCTCCCGCCCGACCCGGCCGCACCCGCTGTTCGTGGGTCTGGTCAAGGCCGCGGTGGAGCGCCGGCAGTCCGCCAAGTGAGCCTGCGGGGCCCGAGGGCCTGACCGCATAACGTAGACAGCCGGGGCACGGAGATCCGTACCCCGGCTGTCGCGCGTTGTGGAGGACATTGCATGGGCATCGACATCGAGATCAAGGACACCTCGGAAACCTGGGAGACGGTCTCGACCCGGCGGCCCTTCGAGGGCGCCAAGACGGCCGTGAGCTCCGACGTGGTCCGGATGCCGGACGGCGCGACCGTGCGCCGGGACTACCAGGTGCACCCGGGGTCGGTGTGCGTGCTGGCGCTGGACGAGGACGGGCAGGTGCTCCTGCTGCGGCAGTACCGACACCCGGTGCGCCGGAAGCTGTGGGAGCTGCCGGCGGGCCTGCTCGACGTGCCGGGGGAGAACCCGCTGCACGCCGCGCAGCGCGAGCTGTACGAAGAGGTGCACGTCAAGGCCGACGACTGGCGGGTGCTGGTGGACTTCTACGCCTCGCCCGGCGGCTCGGACGAGGCGATCCGCGTGTTCCTGGCGCGGGACCTCGCCGAGGCGGAGGGCGCGCGCTTCGAGGTGTCGGAGGAGGAGGCGGACATGCAGTTCGCCCGGATCCCGCTCGCGGAACTCGTGCGGGGGGTGCTGGCCGGCGAGCTGGCGAACCCCGGACTGGTGTCGGGTGTGCTGGCCCTGTCCGCGGCCCTCGCCGTCGAGGGCGGTCTGGACGCCCTGCGCCCGGCCGACGCGCCGTGGTCGGCCCGGCCCTACGAGGCATAGCCGCCCGGCCCTCGCCGCGCCGGGCCGCCCGCGCCGTCCCGCTCCACCCTGTTCCGCTCCG of the Streptomyces sp. NBC_01426 genome contains:
- a CDS encoding glycoside hydrolase family 15 protein; protein product: MSGRIEDYALIGDMQTAALVCRDGAVDWLCLPRFDSHAVFASILGTEEHGFWRVGPAVPSGTPAPRADRRRYRGDSLVLETEWDTPRGTVRVIDFMPPREDHAPQLIRVVEGVSGRVPMRSALRMRFSYGRIVPWVHKVDGRTVAVSGPDSVWLDTDAQTYGKDLTTYSDFTVGPGDRVAFAISWQASHRGAPEAPDAEEALGVTTDFWREWVDQCTYHGPYREAVVRSLITLKALTYGPTGGIVAAPTTSLPEEIGGSRNWDYRYTWLRDAAITLSSLLRTGYRDEASAWRDWLLRAVAGDPENLQIMYGIAGERELGETELDWLPGYENSQPVRVGNGAAHQLQLDVYGEVTEALHLGHMTGLARNDYASLLQLKLIRYLETHWNEPDEGIWEVRGPRRHFVHSKVMAWVAVDRTIKLIESGDADGPLERWRELRDEIHADVCEKGYDKDRNTFTQSYGSKELDASLLLIPQMGFLPPDDKRVIGTIEAIQRELSTPDGFILRYPTAGEECGVDGLEGDEGAFLACSFWMADDLAMIGRVDEARRLFEKLLSLRNDLGLLAEEWDPKLQRQVGNFPQAFSHVPLIDTALRLTASGAYGG
- a CDS encoding CTP synthase — encoded protein: MTTKHIFVTGGVASSLGKGLTASSLGALLKARGLRVTMQKLDPYLNVDPGTMNPFQHGEVFVTNDGAETDLDIGHYERFLDVDLDGSANVTTGQVYSQVIAKERRGEYLGDTVQVIPHITNEIKSRIRRMATEDVDVVITEVGGTVGDIESLPFLETVRQVRHEVGRDNVFVVHISLLPYIGPSGELKTKPTQHSVAALRNIGIQPDAIVLRADREVPTSIKRKISLMCDVDEAAVVAAIDAKSIYDIPKVLHTEGLDAYVVRKLDLPFRDVDWRVWEDLLDRVHNPDHEVKVALVGKYIDLPDAYLSVTEALRAGGFANRARVQIKWVTSDDCKTPAGAAAVLGDVDAICVPGGFGDRGVNGKVGAITYARENRIPLLGLCLGLQCVVIEAARNLAGIADANSTEFDASTPHPVISTMEEQLAFVEGAGDLGGTMRLGMYPAKLAEGSIVREVYGDEAYVDERHRHRYEVNNAYRGELEKKAGLVFSGVSPDNKLVEYVEYPREVHPYLVATQAHPELRSRPTRPHPLFVGLVKAAVERRQSAK
- a CDS encoding NUDIX hydrolase, producing MEIKDTSETWETVSTRRPFEGAKTAVSSDVVRMPDGATVRRDYQVHPGSVCVLALDEDGQVLLLRQYRHPVRRKLWELPAGLLDVPGENPLHAAQRELYEEVHVKADDWRVLVDFYASPGGSDEAIRVFLARDLAEAEGARFEVSEEEADMQFARIPLAELVRGVLAGELANPGLVSGVLALSAALAVEGGLDALRPADAPWSARPYEA